The nucleotide sequence GCGGTCGTCGATCGTACGTAAGAGACTCCGTTCCTCCCCTGATCACCAGAACGCAACTCGCATAATCAGTCATGACCCGGAACGCCGATCTTATCCGCTTTCGGTTGCGTGACGGGGTGGTGTGGGGTGACTTTGTGTTTTTTAGCGATTGTAGTGATGGATCGCGGCCTCATGTGTCGATGTCATTTCCCGGCGGAGGATGAGTCCATTTCGCATCCTCGTATTCGAACGCGAAAACGAAACGGACATGACCATGGCGGAACCGACCTTAGTCGCGACGATTGAATTGCTGGCGCAGGAAGCGCTGATGTGGATTGGGTTTGGAACGATCGTTGGTCTCAGCGCAAAAGCTCTGATGCCTGGACGGGATCCCGGCGGAGCGATTGGCACTATGCTGATGGGGATCGTAGGGAGTCTGATTGGTTGCAGCATCCTGCTGTTGTTCGACACCAGTTTTAAGATCACGCCCATCAGCCCGATTGGATTCGCAGCCGGGACGATCGGCGCGTTTCTGCTGCTCTTCTTCTTCCGCCTGCTCTCAAACTCGTACGTCGTCGAGGCCGTCGACGGCAAGGTCTCGGGCCGCCCCGGAACCGTGGTCACGACGTATCACCGCCGGCGCACCCGCAAAGCGGCGTGATTCAGTGTGATGTGGTGAGTCTGACAGTGGAGCCTCCCGCGATCACGAATGCCGTGTTCCCGGGTGGACGAAGTAGAAATTCGCTCAAGCATCGATCAATGCCCGGGAGTGTCGATCGCTACTGGGCTGGTGCGTCACCCACAACAGGTTCGAGTTTGCCTTCAGCAGTCCTCTGATAGACAGACTTGGTGTGTGGGTCGACAATCAGCAGGTTGCCCTTCCACCAGGCCAATCCCACGGGGTTCTTTAGCGGTTCACCTGCGAAGAACGGTTCAGGCTTCTCGCCCTGCTTCACTTTCCAGATCGTCTTGGCATAGCCGTCGGCGACGTAGCCTTCCCCTTCCTTGCCGAGCACGATGTGGTGCTGGAACTGGAACGGACGTCCTTCCGTAATGACCTCGCGCTGCATTCCGTCACTTGAGAGCCGGATCACGGCGTCTTTACCGTGTGAGACGATCCACAAGCGGCCTTCATCGTCGATGGTCATGCCCCGAGGGGCGGTCACTTCCGCGATAATGTTCGGCGTGCCCCCTTCTGCGGAAATTTTCACGATCCGCTGGATTTCAATGTCTCCGGCATAGATGGTTCCATCCTTGGCCACGGCGAGCGACATGGGGATTCCGACTCCCCCTTTGGTCAGCGGCTGAGGTTGAGCGGATTCATCGAACCGATAAATCTCTCGCGTGCTGGAATCTCCCGCCAGCAGTTTTCCCTGATGATCAATCGCCAGACATCGCACGGCATTGAGCGGCGTGCGAAACTTCTTTGATCCCTGAAAATAGATCGACCACTTCCCTTCTGAAAACTTCCAGATGCCGGGAAGTTCACGGTCGGCAACGTAGATCGTGTCATCTGCCGTAACCGCGACGGCCAGCGGGTAGAGCATTCCATCAGCCGCTCGCCCCGATTGCGTAAGTCCGCTGAGCAGGCACCACGTCAATAAACACAAATACGCCGGGCGTAGAGACGTCAACATCGATTCAGGACCTATGCTAAAAAGCGTACGATGAGGAACGGTGCCATCCCGCATCCGGGAAAATGATCAGCATCTACCGTAGATCGGGAACGTGAAAAGATCAGCCGTCGCCAGCATGGCGATGATTCCGGGAATCACTCAACACAGTGACGCAGCGAAAAGTATAACGAGCGATGCCGAGATGTTGCCATTCAGGCAACTCCTCTGGCAAGACAAGCGGGAAGACAGACGCCCAGATTGCAGGTCAGAACGGGAAATGGGTCAGAGCTTCGAGACAGTCCAAACTGTGAGGGGCGGCCGGAGGATTGAGTCCGCTCCATTCACTTGCAGGGGGGAAGTCGGTACGTTTCCACCGGTTCCCCTTGTTTATTTTGACTCCACCTTCTCTGCAAAGTGTTCTCTATGAGCAGCGCGTCTGAGTCTGACGTCAGTTCACCCCGCATCGTCGTTGTCGGCTCCATTAATATGGATCTCGTCGCGCGGATGAGCCGTCTGCCACGGCCCGGTGAGACGGTGCTCGGTACCTCGTTCCAGACGATCCCGGGAGGAAAGGGTGCGAATCAGGCTGTTGCCGCCGCACGACTGGGGGCAAACGTCATGATGATCGGGTGTGTCGGCAAAGACGCGTTCGGCGAATCGCTGCGGAGAAACCTGCAGGACGCAGGAGTTAATACGGTCCACGTACTGGATTCTCCGGATGTCTCCAGCGGCGTGGCATTGATCGGAGTCGACGATACGGGTGCCAACTCAATCGCCGTGGTTCCCGGTGCGAACGCAATGCTGACTCCTGAGGTGGTGGCGTCCCGTGAAGAAGTGATCGCGGGGGCACGTGCCCTGATCGTTCAACTGGAAACGCCGCTCGATGCGGTCGCCAGTGCCATTCGACTGGCTCATCAGCACGGAGTGACTACGATCCTCGACCCGGCACCGGCGCCGGTCAACGCTCTTCCGGATGCTCTGCTGTCCGTTGATATTATCAGCCCCAATCAGACCGAGGCGGAAGTCCTCACGGGAGTCGTCGTCAATGACTGGGAATCGGCGAAACAGGCGGCAAGAGTCCTGCAGTCTCGGGGAGCGAGAAACGTCGTTCTCAAGATGGGCGAACTCGGGGCACTCGTGCAGTTAACGGACGGATCGACCGAGCAGATCCCTGCGCACAAAGCGAATATTGTCGATACGACGGCGGCAGGAGATGCGTTCACGGCGGCACTGACAGTGGCACTGTGCGAAGGAATGTCTCTCCCTGCGGCAACGCACTTCGCGTGTGCAGCAGGTACGCTAGCGTGTACCCGTTTTGGTGCTCAGCCAGCGATGCCCGTCCGGGCCGAACTGGAGGCATGGATGAAAACCGACGCCACAGTGCGCTGAACACAATTCGACTCTTTCAGGTGTCGGCTGTAAGCCCCGGACGCCGCAACTTAGAGTGCATATTGCTGAATTTTTGTAATTCCATTAACGTCTCGACCGTTGATGTTCTGAGTGACAGTGCGCGATTGTGTCTGGGTTTAGCCTCGCCTGGAGAATTTCGAGGTGAGGGCCATCGAAGACCATGCCTTCGATGGGATTGAATCCAGGACGATGAGGCCGGAGTGCTCCAGAATTTTCGACGGTAACGGTGCAGAATACGGTTGCAGGAGTGGCAGCCGATGGATGCCGAACGGCAACAGGATCGTAGCAAAGGACTGAAGACGTCCTGAGACCGTGACAGGCAATCGCCAAAAGGAGTTGACGATGCAATGGGTGCGGAACACTGGTTTCGTGGTTTCGCTGGCAGTACTGGCATTTTTTGTCTGTTCTGTGGCGGTCCAGCGACAGTTTGAACGCTATTCGGAACCGTTCGCGTCCGACCAGCCATTCGCAGCGCTCTCCGGACCTTTGCTGAAGTGTTCTGCCGAGGACTTCAGCGACATGGGAGATCTCGGCTTCCCTCGCTTTGCCGAACGGGTCGGTGCCGACTCTGATGTCGTTTCCGCACATCAGATTCAGGAGTGCGAAGGGCGCGATCTGACGATTCGTACGAGTGATCCCCCGACGGCTGTTCCCGCCCCTGTCGACGCATATCCGGTCGATGCACCGAGTGAAGAAGATCTTTACGAGCAAACCGGGAACGAGGCCGTTCGCAGCGTGATCGAACGAGAACTCTCACACACGACAAGCGAAGAGCGGGACATCTGGTTTGAAGAATTGAAATCACTTCCCGCCGGGGTGGTGCGTGACCTGCTGCAGGTTCGAAAGCAGCTTCGCGCCCTGCCGCAGTTACTCGGCGGTGCTCCAGAAAAGCTTGCCGCCGCCGTTCCACTGCGAGAAACCCGGACGGGCGACATCATTGCTGAACCGATCTCACAAAAAATTCGGTTCCTGTCCTCGCTGGATTCCTCGCCCACGGCGGCGATTGAAGCGGCGATTACGCAGCATCAGCACAATTTGACCAACTCGAAAACGCCGGGTTACAAGCGGATTCGTGTCACGCTGGTGGATTACTACCGGCAGAGGGCTTCAATTGAGGACGAGGAGGACGAAGAGGAGTCAACTCCCGCTGCTCGTGCGGGGATTCAAGGTCTCGGCTGTCGCATGTCCCCGCCCCAACTCGACTTGAAACAGGGACTCTTAAAGAACACGGAACGACAACTGGACCTCGCCATCAGTGGCGAAGGCTTCTTCGTCGTGAAGCGAGGAGAAACCGAGTATCTGACAAGATGTGGCGCATTCACTCTCGACAGCAATCGTCAACTCTGTCTGCTCGTCTGTTCTGACTCGGTGTTACTCCAGCCGCCAATGACCGTCCCCGAAGACGTTCGTGAGATCCAGGTGAGTGCCGACGGCACCGTGTCGATCCTGAAGAACAGCGAAGCGACGCTGGTGATCATCGGACGTCTGCATCTGGCCCGCGTTGCCAGCTCACCCCGATTGCTGCCAGCCGGACAGACACTGTATCTGCCCACCCGGGAATCCGGTCCGATTGTGGTCGAAGCTCCATTGTCGAATGGGATTGGAGAAATTCAGCAAGGGTACCTGGAACAGTCGAACGTCGACTTCGAGGCCGAGCTGGAAGAAATCGAGGACTTGCAGATGATTCTGAAGTCGCTTCCTTATCCAGCCTCCCGACCTGTGACGGCCAGCGGAACTCCGGCTGCTCCGACTCGCTAGAGCCCGCTGATGCGTTCCCCGCTCCATGAGTCGCACCCGAATCAATCGGAACTGTGACCGGAAGACAGCGACCCGATAACGGGGATTTGACGTTTGCGCACTGTCTGCGGGAAACTGTCTGTGGCGAGATTCCTGCGGTCAAATTCGTCTGGCAGGTCGGTGTTCAGTGAGCCGCAGTGTCCTGCGGGCCGGGCCCTCGGATCTGGGTTCGTGCATGGAACCAGCCCGCTTCTGCGAATCGGGTAAACCCTGCGCATCACGTGCTTTACAACGGTGTTGACGCTGTAAAGCAGGGGGCAGAACGGCAGGTCGCTTTCGGCCGATTGTTGGAACGGCCGACGCCGTATACATTGGTGCGGCATGGGGCCTGCTTAATCGGCCCTGCGCGGATGCTGATCGCTCTGTTGCACCCGCCGAGAATTATCGTGCCATGATGATCTTTGAGAGAGACCATGCCTTTACATCCTGAAGCCGCTGCGTTCCTGGAACAAGTCGCCCGGCAGAAGGCCTACACGTTTGAAACAGTTCCCGTGGAAACCCTGCGTCGCGCGGCGGCTCTGGGCTGTAAGGCCGGGACGAATTTGCCAGATCTTGCCACCGTTGAGAACCTCACGATCGAGGGACCCGACGGAGATGCATTGCCGATCCGGGTGTATGTCCCGCAAGGTGACGGACCATTCGGTGTCTGCCTCTATTTTCACGGGGGCGGCTGGGTCCTGAACAACCTCGACACGCATGATGACTTGGTCCGGCATCTGACGGCCGAATCCGGCTGCATCTTCGTCAATGTCGACTACCGGCTGGCCCCCGAACACAAGTTTCCTGCTGCGATCGAAGATGCTTATGCCTCCCTGAAGTGGGTGCATGCGAACCCAGACCAGTTTGGCTGGGATCCCCATCGAATTGCCGTCGCCGGGGACAGTGCTGGAGCGAACCTGGCGGCGGTGGTCTGCCTGATGTCCCGAGACCGCGGTGGACCCCCGGTTGCATTTCAATCCCTGATCTACCCGATTACGGACTGCGATTTCGAACGTCCCTCCTATCACGAGAATGCCGATGGGTATTTTCTGACGCGGAAAGAAATGGGGTGGTTCTGGGATCAGTACGTTTCCTCTGCAGCACAGCGGCAGGATCCCTATGCCTCGCCTTTGCGGGCGACAACATTGAAGGGGCTGCCACCCGCTTCGATCATCACCGCTGAGTACGATCCTCTGCGGGACGAGGGAGAAGCCTACGGGGCTGCCCTGCAGGCCGTGGGAATCCCTGTGACGCTGCACCGCTACGAGGGGATGATTCATGCGTTCTTACGCCGCGTTCAACAATTTGAAACCGCACGAGATGCGATCAAACGAATTGGACAACAGCTTCGCAACGCCATCGGAACGAAGTGATTTTCTGGACTAATTGGATTCGCAATGCATAAATACGTGATCATGGGAGCGCAAGGATGCGGCAAAGGGACCCAGGCTAAGCTCTTGAAGCAGGTTTTCGAGATGGTTCACATCTCGGTGGGCGATATTTTTCGATGGCACATTCAGTCGCACACCAAGCTGGGGGCTCGGATCAAGCGTTTGATCGCAGATGGACGAATGATCGATGACGAGATTGTCGAGCAGATCATTCGGGAGCGTCTGGCGCAGCACGACTGGAACTACGGGTTCATTCTCGATGGCTTTCCTCGCACGCTGACTCAGGCCGCCTTCTTCCTGGAAAGCTACGACATCGACGCCGTGATCCATATCGATGTTCCGGATGAAGTCGTGTTCGAACGCGTTCTCGCACGCCGGCTGTGCAGCCAGTGTGGCCTCGACTACAACCTGATCCATCACCGACCCGCAACTCCAGATACATGTGACGTCTGCGGGGGGAAACTGGTCATTCGCAGCGACGACAACAAAGAAGGATTACAGCAGCGACTGCGTGACTATCGGACTCAGACCGAGCCTGTCCTGCAACTGTTCGCGAAAAAAGAACTGGTGATCCAGACAGACGGAGCCCGCGATATCGACGCGATCCAGCAGGATATTCGTTCGCAACTCGGCCTGCGCAAGGTCTGAGCGGACAATGCAACGCCCTTGGTAAAATGGGTACGTGCGACGACACGCATGGATCCGTCCGGCGAAATCTCATACGCATGCCGTCGCCGGCAGAGGATCGTTCCGAAGACGGATTGCGATCGAATCGTCGTCTTCATGCCACTGCTTCGAAGTCTTCGTAGAAGCAGTGTCTTCTCATCTTCGCACGGATGGATAGAGCACTGCATGCCCGAAGCCGGTCATCCAGTGGCATGAGCATTCTTCCAATAACCGAGCATGCGAGCGTCGTTACGATCAGATCATCAGTCGTCATTCAGTGCTTCAAAATCTTCGGAGAATCAGTCTCTTCCGCATTCGTACGGCGGGATTGTGCGCTGCAGGCCCGAAGACGGTCATACAGTGGCATGTGAGCTTTCGTGATCTCTTCCAGGGGCCTGCTTCGAAACTTCATCCCGCTTCATCCCAGCGAGGCGGTGACCCATGGGGCAAACGCCTTGCTGGCCCCGTCCACCGTTTGTGTTCGGGGGATGACCTAACGAGTTAAGCCAGCCAAGTGCGACAATGCAGGTCACACCATGCAGTGCAGCGGGTCGGCCAGGTAATACATTGCCTGCAGGGCCTGTGGATCATCCATTGTGACCAGCGGTCCCGGCGTGATGATCTCCAGCGGAACGGAATCGACCGATTCCTTGTTGCGGGCGATGAAGTGGCCAAGGAACAGCGCTGTCTGGTGGATCCGGCAGACGGGGTTCACCGCAGAAGCGGCGAGTGTCCCCGCCCTGATGGCGTCGAGTCCATCCTTCTGGCCATCGACCGCGACGACGATCATCTTTTCGTGAATCGTCCCCTTCAGTGCCGGGATGGCGCCCAGGGCCATGTCGTCACTATGGAAGAACGCACCGGCGATCGGTGTCGTCTCCTGCTGAAGCAAGGCTTCGAAGGTGTTCCGGGCTTTTTCCTTTTTCCAGTCGCACCAGCGAACGCCCCCACCGACAACTTCGACATCCGGAAACTTTTCCACGATGTTCTCAAAGCCCTGGCGTCGACCCTGCGCTCCGCTGTGTCCATCAAGGCCCCCGATGTGGATGACTTTCCCGCGTCCACCAATCTTCTTCATCAGGTAGCCGACGCTTTTCTCGGCCATGTCAACATGATCCGGCATGACCTCGCACCAGACGCCGGTGCTGCGCATTTTGTCCATGTCGACCAGCAACGTGTCCATCGAGATAACTGGAATCCCACGGTCCTTGAGTCGTTTGACTGGCTCAGCCAGCGAATCAATCTGCACGGCCTGAAAGCAGCAGAAATCCCAATCCCGGCCGGTGAGCGAATCAATCTTGTCACGTTGCCGGCCGGGATCGAATTCGCCATCGAACCATTCGATTTCGATAT is from Schlesneria sp. DSM 10557 and encodes:
- a CDS encoding GlsB/YeaQ/YmgE family stress response membrane protein, yielding MAEPTLVATIELLAQEALMWIGFGTIVGLSAKALMPGRDPGGAIGTMLMGIVGSLIGCSILLLFDTSFKITPISPIGFAAGTIGAFLLLFFFRLLSNSYVVEAVDGKVSGRPGTVVTTYHRRRTRKAA
- a CDS encoding NHL repeat-containing protein, yielding MLTSLRPAYLCLLTWCLLSGLTQSGRAADGMLYPLAVAVTADDTIYVADRELPGIWKFSEGKWSIYFQGSKKFRTPLNAVRCLAIDHQGKLLAGDSSTREIYRFDESAQPQPLTKGGVGIPMSLAVAKDGTIYAGDIEIQRIVKISAEGGTPNIIAEVTAPRGMTIDDEGRLWIVSHGKDAVIRLSSDGMQREVITEGRPFQFQHHIVLGKEGEGYVADGYAKTIWKVKQGEKPEPFFAGEPLKNPVGLAWWKGNLLIVDPHTKSVYQRTAEGKLEPVVGDAPAQ
- the rbsK gene encoding ribokinase produces the protein MSSASESDVSSPRIVVVGSINMDLVARMSRLPRPGETVLGTSFQTIPGGKGANQAVAAARLGANVMMIGCVGKDAFGESLRRNLQDAGVNTVHVLDSPDVSSGVALIGVDDTGANSIAVVPGANAMLTPEVVASREEVIAGARALIVQLETPLDAVASAIRLAHQHGVTTILDPAPAPVNALPDALLSVDIISPNQTEAEVLTGVVVNDWESAKQAARVLQSRGARNVVLKMGELGALVQLTDGSTEQIPAHKANIVDTTAAGDAFTAALTVALCEGMSLPAATHFACAAGTLACTRFGAQPAMPVRAELEAWMKTDATVR
- a CDS encoding flagellar hook-basal body protein, with translation MQWVRNTGFVVSLAVLAFFVCSVAVQRQFERYSEPFASDQPFAALSGPLLKCSAEDFSDMGDLGFPRFAERVGADSDVVSAHQIQECEGRDLTIRTSDPPTAVPAPVDAYPVDAPSEEDLYEQTGNEAVRSVIERELSHTTSEERDIWFEELKSLPAGVVRDLLQVRKQLRALPQLLGGAPEKLAAAVPLRETRTGDIIAEPISQKIRFLSSLDSSPTAAIEAAITQHQHNLTNSKTPGYKRIRVTLVDYYRQRASIEDEEDEEESTPAARAGIQGLGCRMSPPQLDLKQGLLKNTERQLDLAISGEGFFVVKRGETEYLTRCGAFTLDSNRQLCLLVCSDSVLLQPPMTVPEDVREIQVSADGTVSILKNSEATLVIIGRLHLARVASSPRLLPAGQTLYLPTRESGPIVVEAPLSNGIGEIQQGYLEQSNVDFEAELEEIEDLQMILKSLPYPASRPVTASGTPAAPTR
- a CDS encoding alpha/beta hydrolase, whose protein sequence is MPLHPEAAAFLEQVARQKAYTFETVPVETLRRAAALGCKAGTNLPDLATVENLTIEGPDGDALPIRVYVPQGDGPFGVCLYFHGGGWVLNNLDTHDDLVRHLTAESGCIFVNVDYRLAPEHKFPAAIEDAYASLKWVHANPDQFGWDPHRIAVAGDSAGANLAAVVCLMSRDRGGPPVAFQSLIYPITDCDFERPSYHENADGYFLTRKEMGWFWDQYVSSAAQRQDPYASPLRATTLKGLPPASIITAEYDPLRDEGEAYGAALQAVGIPVTLHRYEGMIHAFLRRVQQFETARDAIKRIGQQLRNAIGTK
- a CDS encoding adenylate kinase family protein, yielding MHKYVIMGAQGCGKGTQAKLLKQVFEMVHISVGDIFRWHIQSHTKLGARIKRLIADGRMIDDEIVEQIIRERLAQHDWNYGFILDGFPRTLTQAAFFLESYDIDAVIHIDVPDEVVFERVLARRLCSQCGLDYNLIHHRPATPDTCDVCGGKLVIRSDDNKEGLQQRLRDYRTQTEPVLQLFAKKELVIQTDGARDIDAIQQDIRSQLGLRKV
- a CDS encoding sugar ABC transporter substrate-binding protein gives rise to the protein MSASRRDFLESLAIGSTGLMGLSLAGCAASGVAPTGDGARPLRAAFSNAGLQSTWCELGKKTAELWGRLLNIEIEWFDGEFDPGRQRDKIDSLTGRDWDFCCFQAVQIDSLAEPVKRLKDRGIPVISMDTLLVDMDKMRSTGVWCEVMPDHVDMAEKSVGYLMKKIGGRGKVIHIGGLDGHSGAQGRRQGFENIVEKFPDVEVVGGGVRWCDWKKEKARNTFEALLQQETTPIAGAFFHSDDMALGAIPALKGTIHEKMIVVAVDGQKDGLDAIRAGTLAASAVNPVCRIHQTALFLGHFIARNKESVDSVPLEIITPGPLVTMDDPQALQAMYYLADPLHCMV